A stretch of the Streptomyces sp. NBC_01428 genome encodes the following:
- a CDS encoding LysR family transcriptional regulator, translated as MEQVSETFTMDLRRLTVLRELRRRGSLARTAEALHLTPSAVSQQLAALAREVGVPLTERDGRGVRLTGQARVLLAHADLIAAQLERARTDLAAYDGGGRGTVTVGCFSSGILGLLPDTLTALADRLPHVRIDVVEAEPPDLFTALDAGQVDLAVAVDFAAAPPHTDRRYHRLDLLRDVLDLALPAGHRLAGAAPVDLRELAGEPWIVGDPASCCGAVARSVCAAAGFTPDVRHAVDDWGALAALVEAGRGVALVPRLVRPLYAHRRLALLGILGAQPSRNVFAAVRAGAESDPVLTAVRDQLRSTAVGLAARDSAGHP; from the coding sequence GTGGAACAGGTAAGCGAGACCTTCACCATGGATCTGCGTCGCCTGACCGTGCTGCGGGAGCTCCGGCGGCGGGGCAGCCTGGCCCGCACCGCCGAGGCCCTGCACCTCACGCCCTCCGCCGTCTCCCAGCAACTCGCCGCGCTCGCCCGCGAGGTGGGCGTGCCGCTGACCGAACGGGACGGCCGGGGCGTCCGGCTGACCGGGCAGGCCCGGGTGCTGCTGGCGCACGCCGATCTGATCGCCGCGCAACTGGAGCGCGCCCGGACCGACTTGGCCGCCTACGACGGGGGCGGCCGCGGAACGGTCACGGTCGGCTGCTTCTCCAGCGGCATCCTCGGCCTGCTCCCGGACACGCTGACGGCACTGGCGGACCGGCTGCCGCACGTGCGGATCGACGTCGTCGAGGCGGAGCCCCCGGACCTGTTCACCGCTCTGGACGCCGGGCAGGTCGACCTCGCCGTGGCCGTCGACTTCGCGGCCGCTCCCCCGCACACCGACCGGCGCTACCACCGTCTCGACCTGCTCCGGGACGTCCTGGACCTGGCGCTGCCCGCCGGTCACCGGCTCGCGGGCGCCGCCCCCGTCGATCTGCGCGAACTCGCCGGCGAGCCCTGGATCGTCGGCGACCCGGCCAGTTGCTGCGGCGCGGTGGCCCGCTCGGTCTGCGCCGCCGCCGGTTTCACCCCGGACGTCCGGCACGCGGTCGACGACTGGGGCGCCCTGGCCGCGCTGGTCGAGGCGGGCCGGGGGGTGGCCCTGGTCCCGCGGCTCGTCCGGCCGCTGTACGCGCACCGACGGCTCGCCCTGCTGGGCATCCTGGGCGCGCAGCCGTCCAGGAACGTGTTCGCGGCGGTGCGCGCGGGCGCGGAGTCCGACCCGGTGCTGACCGCCGTGCGCGATCAACTGCGCTCCACGGCAGTGGGGTTGGCGGCCCGGGATTCCGCCGGACACCCGTGA